The window GCGTACGCCATGAACAGATTGTTGTTGCCGATCCTGGTGATGCCCCCTCCGCCCTCGGTTCCACGGTTCATGGTGACGTACTCACGAATCTGGTTGTTGTCGCCGATCACCAGATAGGACTTTTCGCCTTTGAACTTCAGGTCTTGAGGGATCTCTCCGATGGAGGCAAACTGGTAGATTCTGCAGCCTCTCCCGATGGTTGTGTACGGCTTGATCACAACATGAGGACCAATTTCCGTTCCGGATCCGATTTGAACTCCGGACTCGATGATGGAGTAAGGTCCGACACTGACATCGGAGGCGAGTTCCGCGTCTCGATGGACGATGGCCGTCGCATGTATGCTCATAGATCTATTTACTCCCTCCGATGAGTGCCGTCAGCTCGGCTTCCGCCACCAATTCCTGGCTGACGAAAGCCTTTCCTCCTAATTTCCACGCCCGGTGCTTGGGCCCACCCCTGAGCATGGTCAGTTCAAATAGGAGTTGATCGCCGGGTATAACGACTTTTCGAAAACGGACCCTGTCCATTCCCATAAAAAACATTTCATGGCCGTACATCTCCTCGCCCATGGAAACAGCCCCAAGAACTCCGCCTACCTGGGCCATGGCCTCGATGATCAGTACCCCGGGCATGATCGGGTTGCCGGGAAAATGACCCGCAAAAAACGGCTCGTTGATGGTAACGCTCTTAATTCCCACCACGCGCTTGTTCGGTTCCAATTCCACGATTCTGTCCACCAACAAAAAAGGGGGGCGATGGGGCAGCACCTCCCAGATTTCCTTCATGCCCATCGGTAACTGCATGGTCAACCTCCCGAAGGTCCATCTTCAAGTTGCTTAAGCCGGGCTTCCAGATTCTGAATTCTCTTGAAAAGGTTTGGCAGTTTTGGGATCAGCGCCACCGCACGAAGGGAGTTATGATGCGGAAGGGCGGGTGTTCCGCTGACAATGGAACCATCCTCGATCGATCGGGTGACGCCGCTCTGGGCGGCTATACCTACGCGGTCACCTATTCGAACGTGTCCTACTATGCCGACCTGCCCGCCAATCTGAACGTTGTTCCCGATCTCCGTGGAGCCCGATATCCCCG is drawn from Deltaproteobacteria bacterium and contains these coding sequences:
- the fabZ gene encoding 3-hydroxyacyl-ACP dehydratase FabZ, giving the protein MQLPMGMKEIWEVLPHRPPFLLVDRIVELEPNKRVVGIKSVTINEPFFAGHFPGNPIMPGVLIIEAMAQVGGVLGAVSMGEEMYGHEMFFMGMDRVRFRKVVIPGDQLLFELTMLRGGPKHRAWKLGGKAFVSQELVAEAELTALIGGSK